The Lysobacter capsici genome has a segment encoding these proteins:
- a CDS encoding ABC transporter permease — translation MSLPPLARTCLLVLAALAALCWLAPLLGRYGAILPDWDALSARPGTAGHWFGTDAIGRDVFARTLAGGRLSLGIGLLASVVALVIGLGYGAIAGLAGGWVERLMVRVLDVFSALPFLLVVILLLTLFERSLLLLLAAIGGYVWIDLARVMRAEAARLREAPFVLAAQAAGASFGQRLRWHVLPNLMPLAFVYLGLILPQAILVESFLGFLGLSIDEPSSSWGGLLAEGVQELDSAPWTLLFPAGFLVTTLAAFQFLGDGLRDWLDVHRSPQGDAPRQAAAA, via the coding sequence ATGTCCCTGCCGCCGCTGGCGCGCACTTGCCTGTTGGTTCTCGCCGCGCTGGCGGCGCTGTGCTGGCTGGCGCCCCTGCTCGGCCGCTACGGCGCGATCCTGCCCGACTGGGACGCGCTGTCGGCCCGGCCCGGGACCGCCGGGCATTGGTTCGGCACCGATGCGATCGGCCGCGACGTGTTCGCGCGCACTCTGGCCGGCGGGCGCTTGTCGTTGGGCATCGGCTTGCTGGCCAGCGTGGTCGCGCTGGTGATCGGGCTGGGCTACGGCGCGATCGCCGGGCTCGCGGGCGGCTGGGTCGAACGGCTGATGGTGCGGGTGCTCGACGTGTTCTCGGCGTTGCCGTTCCTGTTGGTGGTGATCCTGCTGCTGACCTTGTTCGAACGTTCGCTGCTGCTGTTGCTGGCGGCGATCGGCGGTTATGTCTGGATCGATCTGGCCCGGGTCATGCGCGCGGAGGCCGCGCGGCTGCGCGAGGCGCCGTTCGTGCTCGCGGCGCAGGCGGCCGGGGCGAGCTTCGGCCAGCGCCTGCGCTGGCATGTGCTGCCGAATCTGATGCCGCTGGCGTTCGTGTATTTGGGTTTGATCCTGCCGCAGGCGATCCTGGTCGAAAGTTTCCTGGGCTTTCTCGGGCTGTCGATCGACGAGCCGTCTTCCAGTTGGGGCGGCCTGCTCGCCGAGGGCGTGCAGGAACTCGACAGCGCGCCATGGACCTTGTTGTTCCCGGCGGGCTTTCTGGTGACGACGCTGGCCGCGTTCCAGTTTCTCGGCGACGGGTTGCGCGATTGGCTCGATGTGCATCGTTCGCCGCAGGGCGATGCGCCGCGTCAGGCCGCGGCCGCATGA
- a CDS encoding RrF2 family transcriptional regulator yields MLTMKAKYALRAMCALARAEHARRPTDPALVPRPRRERLQARTIAEHSGAPSKFLETILVDLRQAGFIDSRRGQKGGHALARPADQIMVGDLIRAIDGPLAPVRCASVSAYQACADCPDPDACSLRSLMREARDAISDVLDRRSLRELALAPDFLAALPIAEASLSLDGGLS; encoded by the coding sequence ATGCTGACGATGAAGGCCAAGTACGCCCTGCGCGCGATGTGCGCGCTCGCGCGCGCCGAGCACGCCCGGCGCCCGACCGACCCCGCGCTGGTCCCGCGGCCGCGCCGCGAGCGGCTGCAGGCGCGCACCATCGCCGAACACAGCGGCGCGCCGAGCAAGTTCCTCGAAACCATCCTGGTCGACCTGCGCCAGGCCGGTTTCATCGACAGCCGGCGCGGCCAGAAGGGCGGCCACGCCCTCGCCCGCCCGGCCGACCAGATCATGGTCGGCGACCTGATCCGCGCCATCGACGGCCCGCTGGCGCCGGTGCGCTGCGCCAGCGTCAGCGCCTATCAGGCCTGCGCGGACTGCCCCGACCCGGACGCCTGCAGCCTGCGCTCGCTGATGCGCGAGGCGCGCGATGCGATCTCCGACGTGCTCGACCGGCGCAGCCTGCGCGAACTCGCGCTGGCGCCGGACTTTCTCGCCGCCTTGCCGATCGCCGAAGCGAGCCTGAGTCTCGACGGAGGCCTGTCGTGA